From Salvelinus namaycush isolate Seneca chromosome 2, SaNama_1.0, whole genome shotgun sequence, one genomic window encodes:
- the LOC120017437 gene encoding transcription initiation factor TFIID subunit 5-like — protein MAAVQDGQHNLEVEKDIKTEITNDGSGNINANSSSPGSTSSGGKSKSPAGSGEDQQTLLAVLQFLKRNKLTESVDILRREAGLSADADDSPVSESAGAGSGGVPNVGADGGDANSLLSRVSIATPVAPPATAPPKVVAASGGEDQPDVNVVLSAYSQQGDPVMYPLYYNGLKKFIESVLDCHRAELSQVFYPLFVHMYLELVYNNHENEAKQFFEKFSGDQECYYEEDLRILSSMSKKEHMKGNETMLDFRTSKFVLRISRDSYQLLKRHLQERQNNQIWNIIQEHLYIDIFDGMPRSKSQIDAMSGSLAGEGKRDANKAKVFYGLLKEPEIEVPLDDEDEEAENEEGKPKKKKPKKDSMGSKSKKQDPNAPQQARIPLPELKDSDKLDKIMNMKEATKKIRLGPDNLPSICFYSFLNAYQGLTAVDFTDDSSLIAGGFADSTVRVWSVTPKKLRRVKSAADLSNIDKESDDVLERIMDEKTASESKILYGHSGPVYGISFSPDRNYLLSSSEDGTVRLWSLQTFTCLVGYKGHNYPVWDTQFSPYGYYFISGGHDRVARLWATDHYQPLRMFAGHLADITCTRFHPNANYVATGSADRTIRLWDVLTGNCVRILTGHKGPIHSLAFSPNGKFMASGATDSRVLLWDVGHGLMVGELKGHTDTIYALKFSRDGEILASGSMDNTVKLWDTLKAFDDVELDDFTAATGHIHLPENSQELLLGTYMTKSTPVIHLHFTRRNLLLAAGAYNP, from the exons ATGGCGGCTGTGCAAGATGGTCAGCACAATCTGGAGGTCGAAAAAgacataaaaacagaaataacaaaCGATGGGTCTGGAAATATCAATGCAAACTCTTCGTCACCCGGTTCTACGTCTTCGGGCGGTAAATCGAAATCTCCTGCGGGATCGGGTGAAGATCAACAGACACTGCTCGCGGTGTTGCAATTTCTCAAGAGGAATAAATTGACCGAGTCGGTCGATATTTTGCGGCGAGAAGCGGGCTTATCTGCAGATGCAGATGATTCCCCGGTATCCGAGTCGGCGGGAGCTGGATCGGGTGGCGTCCCAAATGTCGGTGCTGATGGGGGGGATGCCAACTCTCTCCTCAGCCGAGTGTCAATCGCCACCCCCGTCGCACCCCCGGCCACCGCACCCCCAAAAG tggtggcagcatcaggtgGGGAAGACCAACCAGACGTCAACGTTGTCTTGTCGGCCTATAGCCAGCAGGGGGACCCTGTCATGTACCCACTCTACTATAATGGCCTGAAGAAGTTTATTGAGTCTGTCCTGGACTGCCACAGAGCTGAACTCTCCCAGGTCTTCTACCCACTGTTTGTCCACATGTACCTGGAGCTGGTCTACAACAACCACGAGAATGAGGCTAAACAGTTTTTTGAAAA GTTCAGCGGTGACCAGGAGTGTTACTACGAGGAGGACCTCCGCATCCTCTCGAGCATGTCCAAGAAGGAACACATGAAGGGAAACGAGACCATGCTGGACTTCAGGACCAGCAAGTTTGTCCTCCGCATCTCCCGAGACTCCTACCAG CTGCTGAAGAGGCACCTGCAGGAACGTCAGAACAACCAGATCTGGAATATTATACAGGAACATCTCTATATTGATATCTTTGACGGGATGCCTCGGAGTAAAAGTCAGATTGATGCCATGTCGGGCAGTCTGGCTGGGGAGGGCAAGAGAGATGCCAACAAAGCcaag GTGTTCTATGGTCTTCTGAAGGAGCCAGAGATCGAGGTACCTCTggatgatgaggatgaggaggcAGAGAACGAGGAGGGCAAACCCAAGAAGAAGAAACCTAAGAAGGACAGCATGGGCTCCAAGAGCAAGAAACAGGACCCCAACGCACCCCAACAAGCTAG AATCCCCCTCCCCGAGCTGAAGGACTCTGACAAGCTGGACAAGATCATGAACATGAAGGAGGCCACTAAGAAGATCCGTCTGGGCCCAGACAACCTACCCTCCATCTGTTTCTACTCCTTCCTCAACGCTTACCAG GGTCTGACAGCGGTGGACTTCACAGATGACTCCAGTCTGATCGCGGGGGGCTTCGCTGACTCCACCGTTAGGGTGTggagcgtcacacccaagaaacTACGGCGGGTCAAATCTGCAGCAG ACCTGAGTAATATTGATAAAGAGTCTGATGACGTGTTGGAGAGGATCATGGATGAGAAGACGGCCAGTGAGTCTAAGATCCTGTACGGACACAGTGGACCAGTATACGGCATCAGCTTCAGCCCTGACAG GAACTACCTGTTGTCCAGTTCTGAGGACGGTACGGTCAGACTGTGGAGTCTGCAGACGTTCACCTGTCTGGTGGGGTATAAAGGACACAACTACCCTGTCTGGGACACTCAGTTCTCACCCTATGGTTACTACTTTATCTCTGGGGGACATGACCGAGTCGCTCG TCTGTGGGCGACTGACCACTACCAGCCCCTGCGTATGTTCGCTGGTCACCTGGCTGACATCACGTGCACCCGCTTCCACCCTAACGCCAACTACGTGGCCACGGGTTCAGCTGACCGTACCATCCGCCTCTGGGACGTCCTGACTGGCAACTGTGTCCGCATCCTCACGGGTCACAAG GGCCCCATTCATTCCCTGGCCTTCTCCCCCAATGGGAAGTTCATGGCCTCGGGAGCAACTGACAGCAGGGTTCTACTGTGGGATGTTGGTCACGGCCTAATGGTCGGAGAGCTGAAGGGACATACTGATACCATCTACGCCCTCAAGTTCAGCAGGGACGGAGAGATACTAGCCTCAG GCTCAATGGATAACACTGTTAAACTGTGGGATACACTGAAGGCCTTTGATGATGTGGAGCTGGATGACTTTACCGCGGCAACAGGTCACATCCATCTACCAGAGAACTCCCAGGAGCTGTTGCTAGGCACCTACATGACCAAGTCCACCCCTGTCATTCACCTGCACTTCACCCGCAGGAACCTACTGCTGGCTGCAGGGGCCTACAACCCATGA
- the LOC120017445 gene encoding ATP synthase membrane subunit DAPIT, mitochondrial-like yields MGGHDAGTSHQFTGFAKYFNAYTITGRRNCVLLTYASIATIALFFKLKPKKQAAVTAK; encoded by the exons ATGGGCGGACACGACGCAGGAACCAGTCACCAGTTTACTGGTTTTGCCAAGTACTTCAATGCATACACAATCACAGGCAGGAGGAAC TGTGTCTTGCTCACATATGCAAGCATAGCCACCATTGCCCTCTTCTTCAAGTTGAAGCCCAAGAAACAGGCGGCTGTCACGGCAAAGTGA
- the LOC120017459 gene encoding protein RRP5 homolog gives MASTEEDFPRGGKTKQTTESKAEPVRRHTEVDNLFETHKPEESKKRKGQKEDALKKAKRQKTSKEEALKLNTTTSVDILQLKSLKVGTLLLGCVKEVADFEVTINLPSGLLGYLNISNISDSYTKILSDHLDSASSEEIFSLPSLFSPGMLVRCVVARLDTAKGGSVSIQLSINPKEVNKGLSTGSLKAGLILSGCVESIEDHGYLVDLGIKGTKAFLPKQAAKDKTNSPKELKLGQYVTSLLEEVKNDGRVVRLSISPTAVAQAVADTAHGWTLTNLLPGLLVKAQIKKVTLHGLILEFLSSFTGLVDFMHLEPEQASTFREGDNVKACVLYVEPSTRLVGLSLRSHLLQPGGDVDLVATERIGEVTHGCKMTALHHLSGAMLELPDQTVVFVHRNHMKEPKEVFNLNRVMAKPEHTCRIMDFSPMEQVHLVSLRQSIINAPFFRRYHDIQPGQIVQGTVTSLQSHGMMVKVTDYIRGLVPRTHLSDIILKNPEKKYTVGMTIKCRVLSVYPQEKKLTLTRKRALVDSSLPLFLTYEDARRGRVSHGFIVCVKDFGCIVCFYGKVKGLVPPNELSTEPVIVPENMFYVGQVVKAKVLNCDVEKEKLLLSFKAVAGGDTEGPPKPKFDFEVGKKVEVKVVSKVLTGLEVSILPEETTALLPMMHLSDHVSNCLLLWEGLQEGDIISNIVCLSKNKQNITLTKKPTVKSFLEEGGVVAKEFSDITVGVQLIGWVKNIMPYGVFVEFPYGLVGLAPKAAISDKFVSDTAAHFQLGHTVVARVTNLDEEKHRFLVSLKVSEVTSPERDGQARLIRGLQERKAVMEMMANRGDSDLLQQLSAVTIGQKMKMSVDEVREDGSVTFKSDELSAATVLATKDHAPGKLATGQKCMPVILHVDLVTSQVYVSLLTKLTGKRQEVEAGSTHTATVHHVDRDFAVISLGDTAQLTVIQTTNHPNETFRFDSEKLTAGKTLTVTVTKSSCEELEGLPLVSWELAPTERKRLISDSKGSKGTYRYGDMVKGKVKKVKPTCVLVTLEDGSTGCVHVSEIQEVVRVGTFPTSLLKIGSEVTARVIGGREGNSHRFLPFSHRNFTYSMPELTLLPRNLKEDADVKPVKTKEKLKRYQVGDDVICFVSKYFPKRKCLEVTTGPSVTGTVEQLAMTSDPEDAKHPEKLFKLGQAVSAKVVTVSSSKPSRLSLSLNGVHKLEKGHVIMGLVQKLDPNLGLLVKLPFSAMGTVAMEDLADKYKRKPLERYSKGQLVRCCIVGEANGKWQLSLRSSRTDPEKASVVKDPEIVSLEDLSEGQIVRGYMRTVNAHGVFVSLSRSIKGRAQFQKATKYFVASHEDYAKKVPQATLLTTKILSIDKENGLVDLSLLQEDTGKPDVLPESLGLHLRLTGEAKEKRDATKKRKRTESESKQGTAENVSKKTKKGKKGKKGKGEDSDSGVEVYFREEEEENKLEVEKPVPVQPARLQVTGGFSWDVALSGLKPASAALGGEDSSDGEDDEVNTKPQKKSHHEQEVEKREAEKALTKLETELMDPGLRPQTAASFERLLLGSPNSSLLWLQFMAFHLQATQIEQARAVAERALKTISFREEQEKLNVWVALLNLENLYGTEESLQKVFERAVQYCEPMPVYQQLADIYAKCQKTKEAEGLYKTMVKRFRQEKAVWLSYGTFLLQQGQSDAASALLQRAIKSLPNKDNVDLIAKFAQLEFRYGDVERGKTMLDRILTSYPKRTDLWSVFIDLMVKHGSQKEVRAVFDRVIHLSVAVKRIKFFFKRYLEYEKKNGTPESIQAVKEKALEYVESKGTEAAR, from the exons ATGGCATCAACGGAGGAGGACTTCCCTCGTGGAGGTAAAACCAAGCAGACCACTGAAAGTAAAGCAGAACCTGTGAGAAGGCATACAGAAGTGGACAATCTGTTcgag ACACATAAACCAGAAGAATCCAAGAAAAGGAAGGGACAGAAAGAGGATGCCTTGAAGAAAGCTAAGAGGCAAAAGACGAGCAAAGAGGAGGCTCTGAAGCTCAATACAACAACCTCTGTAGATATCCTACAGTTAAAA AGCCTGAAGGTGGGTACCCTACTGCTGGGCTGTGTGAAGGAGGTGGCAGATTTTGAGGTGACGATTAACCTGCCCAGCGGCCTTTTGGGATACCTGAACATTTCCAATATCTCGGACTCGTACACCAAGATACTGAGTGACCACCTGGACTCTGCTTCCTCAGAG GAGATcttctctctccccagtctcttCTCCCCGGGCATGCTGGTCAGGTGTGTGGTAGCCAGGTTGGACACTGCCAAAGGAGGATCGGTCAGCATTCAGCTGTCAATCAACCCCAAAGAGGTCAACAAGGGCTTGAGTACTGGCTCTCTGAAGGCTGGCTTG ATCCTGAGTGGTTGTGTGGAGAGTATTGAGGATCACGGCTACCTGGTTGACCTCGGCATCAAGGGAACCAAGGCCTTCCTGCCCAAGCAGGCAGCCAAAGACAAAACGAATAGTCCTAAAG aGCTGAAGTTGGGCCAGTATGTGACTTCTCTGTTGGAGGAGGTGAAGAACGATGGGCGTGTGGTCCGTCTGTCCATCAGCCCCACGGCGGTGGCTCAGGCCGTTGCAGACACAGCGCACGGCTGGACCCTTACCAACCTGCTGCCTGGCCTACTGGTCAAGGCCCAGATCAAAAAA GTGACCCTACACGGTCTGATTCTGGAGTTCCTCTCTTCCTTCACCGGCCTGGTGGACTTTATGCACCTGGAACCAGAACAGGCCTCTACATTCAGGGAGGGAGACAAT GTGAAGGCCTGCGTCCTTTATGTGGAGCCGTCCACTCGGCTGGTGGGCCTGTCCCTGCGCAGCCACCTGCTGCAGCCAGGGGGCGACGTGGACCTGGTGGCCACTGAGAGGATAGGGGAGGTGACGCATGGCTGCAAGATGACCGCTCTCCATCACCTGTCTGGAGCCATGCTGGAGCTGCCTGACCAGACTGTGGTGTTTGTACAT AGGAACCACATGAAGGAGCCCAAGGAGGTGTTCAACCTGAACCGTGTCATGGCCAAGCCTGAACACACCTGTAGGATCATGGACTTCAGCCCCATGGAGCAGGTGCACCTGGTCAGCCTGCGTCA GAGCATCATTAATGCCCCGTTCTTCAGAAGATACCATGACATCCAACCTGGACAGATTGTTCAG GGCACGGTGACATCCCTCCAGAGCCATGGCATGATGGTGaaggtgacagactacatcagaGGCCTGGTTCCACGGACACACCTCTCTGACATCATCCTCAAGAACCCCGAGAAGAAGTACACAGTGGGCATGACCATCAAGTGCCGG GTGTTGTCGGTGTACCCGCAGGAGAAGAAGCTGACCCTAACCAGGAAGAGGGCCCTGGTAGattcctccctccccctgttcCTGACCTACGAAGATGCCCGCCGCGGTCGCGTCTCCCACGGGTTCATCGTCTGTGTCAAGGACTTTGGATGCATCGTCTGTTTCTACGGCAAAGTCAAGGGGCTAGTGCCCCCCAACGAGCTCAGCACGGAGCCGGTGATAGTTCCTGAGAACATGTTCTACGTCGGACAG GTGGTGAAGGCTAAAGTGCTGAACTGTGACGTGGAGAAGGAGAAGCTCCTTCTTTCCTTCAAGGCAGTGGCAGGAGGAGACACTGAGGGACCGCCTAAACCCAAGTTTGACTTTGAGGTTGGGAAG AAAGTGGAGGTTAAGGTGGTGAGTAAAGTCCTTACCGGTCTGGAGGTGTCCATTCTGCCAGAGGAGACCACTGCCTTGCTACCCATGATGCACCTCTCCGACCACGTGTCCAACTGCCTACTGCTGTGGGAGGGGCTGCAAGAGGGTGACATCATCTCCAACATTGTCTGCCTCAGCAAGAACAAACAGAATATT ACCCTGACTAAAAAGCCCACTGTGAAGTCATTCCTGGAGGAGGGGGGTGTGGTGGCTAAGGAGTTCTCTGACATCACAGTTGGGGTGCAGCTGATTGGCTGGGTCAAGAACATCATGCCCTACGGAGTGTTTGTGGAGTTCCCCTATGGCCTGGTTGGCCTGGCCCCTAAAGCG GCCATAAGTGACAAGTTCGTCAGCGACACGGCGGCTCACTTCCAGCTGGGCCATACGGTGGTTGCCAGGGTGACCAACTTGGACGAGGAGAAGCACAGGTTCCTGGTCAGTCTCAAGGTGTCAGAGGTCACCTCCCCTGAGAGAGACGGCCAGGCCAGGCTGATCCGAGGCCTGCAGGAGAGGAAGGCCGTGATGGAGATGATGGCCAACAGAG GTGACTCTGACCTACTCCAGCAGCTGTCTGCGGTGACCATAGGCCAGAAGATGAAGATGAGCGTAGACGAGGTGAGGGAGGATGGGAGTGTCACCTTCAAGTCAGACGAACTCAGCGCAGCCACCGTACTGGCCACCAAGGACCATGCGCCGG GTAAGTTGGCGACGGGACAGAAGTGCATGCCGGTAATCCTCCACGTTGACCTCGTGACCTCTCAAGTCTACGTGTCCCTCTTGACGAAACTGACCGGCAAGAGGCAAGAG GTGGAGGCAGGGTCCACACACACTGCCACTGTGCATCACGTCGACCGCGACTTTGCCGTCATCTCATTGGGCGACACGGCCCAACTGACTGTCATCCAAACCACCAATCACCCCAACGAAACTTTCCGCTTCGACTCTGAGAAACTGACCGCCGGTAAAACCCTGACGGTCACCGTCACCAAATCCAGCTGCGAGGAACTAGAAGGGCTCCCCCTAGTGTCCTGGGAACTCGCCCCGACCGAACGCAAGAGATTAATCTCCGACTCCAAGGGGTCGAAGGGCACGTATCGCTACGGCGACATGGTCAAGGGGAAGGTGAAGAAAGTGAAGCCTACGTGTGTGCTGGTGACGCTAGAGGACGGGAGCACGGGGTGCGTGCACGTGTCCGAGATACAGGAAGTGGTGCGCGTGGGAACATTCCCCACGTCCCTCCTCAAGATAGGAAGTGAGGTCACAGCCCGGGTCATCGGAGGACGGGAGGGCAACAGTCACAG GTTCTTGCCGTTCTCCCATCGCAACTTCACTTACTCCATGCCTGAACTCACACTTCTTCCCAG GAACCTGAAAGAAGACGCAGATGTTAAGCCTGTCAAGACCAAAGAGAAGCTGAAGCGTTATCAGGTCGGAGACGACGTCATTTGCTTTGTGTCAAAG TACTTTCCAAAGAGGAAGTGTCTAGAAGTGACTACTGGTCCGTCAGTAACTGGAACTGTTGAACAACTGGCCATGACCTCTGACCCTGAA GATGCCAAACACCCAGAGAAGCTGTTCAAGTTGGGCCAGGCGGTCAGTGCTAAGGTGGTGACAGTCAGCTCCTCCAAGCCCTCACGCCTCTCATTGTCTCTCAATG GTGTACACAAGTTGGAGAAGGGCCATGTAATCATGGGGTTGGTGCAGAAGCTAGATCCCAACCTGGGTCTGCTGGTGAAGCTGCCATTCAGCGCCATGGGAACGGTTGCCATGGAGGACCTGGCCGACAAATATAAGCGAAAACCTCTGGAGCGGTACAGCAAGGGCCAGCTGGTCAG GTGCTGCATTGTAGGAGAGGCGAATGGCAAATGGCAGTTGTCCCTCCGCTCTTCGAG GACGGACCCAGAGAAGGCCTCGGTAGTCAAGGACCCCGAGATTGTGTCTCTAGAAGACCTGTCAGAGGGGCAGATCGTCAGAGGCTATATGAGGACTGTCAATGCACATGGAGTCTTTGTTAG TTTGTCTAGATCCATAAAGGGCAGAGCCCAGTTCCAGAAGGCCACTAAGTACTTTGTGGCTAGCCACGAAGACTATGCCAAGAAAGTACCACAGGCCACACTGCTCACCACCAAGATCCTCAG CATCGACAAAGAAAACGGTCTGGTGGATCTGTCTCTGCTCCAAGAGGACACTGGGAAACCAGACGTGCTCCCAGAATCCCTGGGGCTGCACCTGCGCCTGACAGGAGAGGCCAAGGAGAAGCGTGACGCCACCAAGAAGAGGAAACGCACAGAGTCGGAGAGCAAACAG GGAACTGCAGAAAATGTTTCGAAGAAGACGAAGAAGGGGAAGAAGGGGAAGAAGGGTAAAGGGGAGGACAGCGACAGCGGAGTGGAGGTGTACttcagagaagaagaggaggaaaataaGTTGGAGGTAGAGAAGCCCGTCCCAGTGCAGCCAGCCAGACTGCAGGTGACCGGAGGGTTCTCCTGGGATGTAGCGCTGAGCGGCCTGAAACCAGCATCCGCTGCCCTGGGGGGGGAGGACTCCAGCGACGGGGAGGACGACGAGGTGAATACCAAG CCCCAGAAGAAGTCTCACCATGAGCAGGAGGTGGAGAAGCGGGAGGCTGAGAAGGCCCTGACCAAGCTGGAGACGGAGCTGATGGACCCAGGCCTGCGACCCCAGACGGCGGCTAGCTTTGAGCGCCTGCTACTAGGCTCCCCTAACAGCTCTCTGCTCTGGCTGCAATTCATGGCCTTCCACCTGCAGGCCACACAGATAGAACAGGCTAGAGCGGTGGCTGAGAGGGCTCTGAAGACTATCTCCTTCAG AGAAGAGCAGGAGAAGCTGAATGTGTGGGTGGCTCTGTTGAACCTTGAGAACCTGTATGGGACAGAGGAGAGTCTTCAGAAGGTGTTTGAGCGAGCCGTGCAGTATTGTGAACCCATGCCCGTCTACCAGCAGCTGGCTGACATCTACGCCAAGTGTCAGAAGACTAAG gagGCGGAAGGTCTGTACAAGACCATGGTGAAGCGGTTCCGTCAGGAGAAGGCTGTGTGGCTGAGCTACGGGACCTTCCTGCTTCAGCAGGGTCAGAGTGACGCGGCCAGCGCCCTGCTACAGAGGGCCATCAAGAGCCTGCCTAACAAAGACA ATGTGGATCTGATAGCGAAGTTTGCCCAGCTGGAGTTCCGCTACGGAGACGTAGAGCGAGGAAAGACCATGTTGGACAGGATCCTGACCAGCTACCCCAAACGCACCGACCTGTGGTCCGTCTTCATAGACCTCATGGTCAAACACGGCTCCCAGAAGGAAGTCCG GGCTGTGTTTGACCGTGTGATCCACCTGAGTGTGGCGGTGAAGAGGATCAAGTTCTTCTTCAAGCGTTACCTGGAGTATGAGAAGAAGAACGGCACGCCAGAGAGCATCCAGGCTGTCAAGGAGAAGGCTCTGGAGTACGTGGAGTCTAAAGGGACAGAGGCCGCCagatag
- the LOC120017467 gene encoding RING finger protein 24-like isoform X2 has protein sequence MDTTYHLPLNVYVIVLGIGLFVFMLSLIFCCYLFRLKQQGTREQFSYNEQTCAVCLEEFRTRDELAVCPCSHAFHKKCLLKWLEIRSVCPMCNKPILRLHPDPTQGTEGPQDPEEV, from the exons ATGGATACCACTTACCACCTGCCACTCAATGTCTACGTGATAGTGCTGGGCATCGGCCTGTTCGTCTTCATGCTCAGCCTCATCTTCTGCTGCTACCTCTTCAG GTTGAAACAGCAAGGGACGAGGGAGCAGTTCAGCTACAATGAG CAAACGTGTGCAGTATGTTTGGAAGAGTTTCGGACCAGAGATGAGCTAGCCGTGTGTCCGTGTTCACACGCATTTCACAAGAA GTGCCTGCTGAAGTGGCTGGAGATCCGTAGCGTGTGCCCCATGTGTAATAAGCCCATCCTCAGGCTCCACCCAGACCCCACACAGGGAACTGAGGGGCCCCAGGACCCAGAGGAGGTGTGA
- the LOC120017467 gene encoding RING finger protein 122-like isoform X1 — protein sequence MDTTYHLPLNVYVIVLGIGLFVFMLSLIFCCYLFRLKQQGTREQFSYNEVVLKGAGKKLSLLGQTCAVCLEEFRTRDELAVCPCSHAFHKKCLLKWLEIRSVCPMCNKPILRLHPDPTQGTEGPQDPEEV from the exons ATGGATACCACTTACCACCTGCCACTCAATGTCTACGTGATAGTGCTGGGCATCGGCCTGTTCGTCTTCATGCTCAGCCTCATCTTCTGCTGCTACCTCTTCAG GTTGAAACAGCAAGGGACGAGGGAGCAGTTCAGCTACAATGAG GTGGTTCTTAAAGGGGCAGGCAAGAAGCTGAGCCTTCTAGGA CAAACGTGTGCAGTATGTTTGGAAGAGTTTCGGACCAGAGATGAGCTAGCCGTGTGTCCGTGTTCACACGCATTTCACAAGAA GTGCCTGCTGAAGTGGCTGGAGATCCGTAGCGTGTGCCCCATGTGTAATAAGCCCATCCTCAGGCTCCACCCAGACCCCACACAGGGAACTGAGGGGCCCCAGGACCCAGAGGAGGTGTGA